Proteins found in one Bacteroidales bacterium genomic segment:
- a CDS encoding saccharopine dehydrogenase C-terminal domain-containing protein, with amino-acid sequence MSKIIVLGAGMVGSAMAIDLAKQHQVTLTDKNPDVLKRVKQKCENLTILQLDATRLEELQRTVKPYDLVINAVPGFLGFNTLKDIIKADRNVIDIAFFPENALELDALAKEHGVTAIVDCGVAPGMDNVILGYYNEIMKITDFECLVGGLPKIRKWPFCYKAPFSPIDVIEEYTRPARYVENGKVTVREPLTDCEYVEFDKVGTLEAFNSDGLRSIIHTMPHIPNMKEKTLRYPGHVEYVKVLKESGFFDTRPVNVNGNLVSPLDFTSQILFSEWKLGEKEEEITVWRVMLKGENAKGQREEVVYSMQDEYCHETETSSMARTTGYTATAAANMFLDGLFKEKGVFPPELVGKHKACFDYFLSYLEERNIHYVKSTRVIQGGGFAG; translated from the coding sequence ATGAGTAAAATAATTGTACTGGGCGCAGGAATGGTAGGGAGCGCCATGGCCATCGATCTGGCAAAACAGCACCAGGTGACCCTTACAGATAAAAACCCGGATGTACTGAAGCGGGTAAAACAAAAATGTGAGAATCTAACCATCCTTCAACTGGATGCTACCCGCTTAGAAGAATTGCAGCGCACTGTAAAACCATATGATCTGGTAATAAATGCCGTACCCGGATTTCTGGGTTTTAATACTTTGAAAGACATTATAAAGGCAGACAGGAATGTCATCGATATTGCTTTTTTCCCGGAAAATGCACTCGAACTGGATGCCCTGGCAAAAGAACACGGGGTAACGGCTATTGTAGATTGCGGGGTGGCCCCGGGAATGGATAATGTGATCCTGGGTTATTACAATGAAATCATGAAAATCACCGATTTTGAATGCCTGGTGGGCGGGCTGCCGAAAATCAGGAAGTGGCCCTTCTGTTATAAAGCGCCCTTTTCCCCCATCGATGTGATCGAGGAGTATACCCGCCCGGCCAGGTATGTGGAGAACGGGAAAGTAACTGTACGGGAACCTTTGACCGATTGCGAGTATGTGGAGTTTGATAAGGTGGGTACCCTGGAGGCGTTTAATTCGGATGGTTTGCGATCCATTATCCATACCATGCCTCATATTCCGAATATGAAGGAGAAGACCTTGCGTTATCCCGGGCATGTTGAATATGTAAAGGTTCTTAAAGAGAGTGGATTTTTTGATACACGACCGGTTAATGTAAACGGAAACCTGGTTTCGCCTCTGGATTTTACCAGTCAGATCCTTTTTAGTGAATGGAAACTGGGTGAAAAGGAGGAGGAGATAACGGTCTGGCGAGTTATGCTCAAAGGTGAAAATGCTAAAGGTCAAAGGGAAGAAGTGGTTTACTCCATGCAGGATGAGTACTGTCATGAGACGGAAACCTCCTCCATGGCACGCACCACCGGATATACGGCAACTGCTGCCGCCAATATGTTCCTGGATGGCCTGTTTAAGGAAAAAGGAGTATTCCCGCCGGAACTGGTGGGTAAACATAAAGCTTGTTTCGATTATTTCCTGAGCTACCTGGAGGAGAGAAATATACATTATGTGAAAAGCACTCGTGTAATCCAGGGTGGTGGTTTTGCAGGCTAA
- a CDS encoding exodeoxyribonuclease III, protein MKIVSWNVNGLRAVAKKNFFQDFKKMGPDILCLQETKAQDDQVADVFFGLENYEVYSNSAEKKGYSGTTILTKVRPLSVSRDMGMEEHDKEGRVLCLEYQAFYLVNVYTPNSGNDLRRLDYRQKWDLAFFNFLKKMEEIKPVIVCGDFNVAHRDIDLARPKPNYNKSAGYMQEEIDGMDRYTGGGFVDTFRHFYPDAREAYTWWSYRAGARGKNVGWRIDYFLVSSSVIPAVKSAAILHEVPGSDHCPVQITLG, encoded by the coding sequence ATGAAAATTGTCTCCTGGAATGTAAATGGTCTTCGGGCTGTGGCCAAAAAGAATTTTTTTCAAGACTTTAAGAAAATGGGCCCCGATATTTTGTGCCTGCAGGAGACCAAGGCCCAGGATGACCAGGTGGCGGATGTTTTTTTCGGCTTGGAGAATTATGAAGTATACTCCAACTCGGCCGAAAAAAAGGGATATTCGGGAACGACGATTCTAACGAAAGTCAGGCCCCTGAGTGTTTCCCGCGACATGGGGATGGAGGAACACGATAAGGAAGGTCGCGTTCTTTGCCTGGAGTATCAGGCCTTTTATCTGGTCAATGTTTATACACCCAATTCCGGAAACGATCTAAGGCGTCTGGATTACCGGCAGAAGTGGGACCTGGCTTTTTTCAATTTTCTCAAAAAGATGGAAGAGATAAAGCCCGTGATCGTATGCGGAGACTTTAATGTGGCCCACCGGGATATCGACCTGGCCCGTCCAAAGCCCAATTACAATAAATCTGCCGGTTATATGCAGGAGGAGATCGATGGAATGGATCGTTATACCGGCGGAGGTTTTGTGGATACCTTCAGGCATTTTTATCCCGATGCGCGGGAAGCATACACCTGGTGGAGCTATCGTGCCGGAGCCCGCGGCAAGAACGTGGGCTGGAGAATCGATTATTTCCTGGTAAGTTCCTCCGTTATCCCGGCAGTAAAGAGTGCTGCCATTCTTCATGAAGTGCCGGGTTCGGATCACTGCCCGGTACAGATTACACTCGGATAG
- a CDS encoding NAD(P)H-binding protein, which produces MGKTKKILVIGASGLLAGPVIRRLDEYGFELRLFSISVNPSMFINEYDIVQGDLFDPADLDKAMTGCDAVHISVSGINEVKATEAILKVAREKKTGRISMVSGCTVSEENRWFPFVDGKYRAEQMIKQSGIPYYIFKPTWFFESLGMMVRNGKASLLGKQPGLYHWVAADDFGKMVATAFPPREPRTILIMCMVRSSTG; this is translated from the coding sequence ATGGGAAAAACAAAAAAAATACTGGTGATTGGAGCAAGTGGCTTGTTAGCAGGTCCGGTAATCAGGAGACTCGATGAATACGGATTTGAGTTAAGGCTCTTTTCCATAAGTGTGAATCCTTCCATGTTCATAAATGAATATGATATTGTTCAGGGCGACCTTTTTGATCCGGCCGACCTGGATAAAGCCATGACCGGGTGTGATGCCGTACATATCTCCGTTTCGGGGATTAATGAGGTGAAGGCCACCGAGGCCATCTTAAAAGTAGCCAGAGAGAAAAAGACCGGGCGCATCAGCATGGTCTCTGGCTGTACCGTTTCGGAGGAGAACCGTTGGTTCCCTTTTGTTGACGGGAAGTACAGGGCAGAGCAGATGATTAAACAAAGCGGGATTCCTTATTATATTTTCAAACCCACCTGGTTTTTTGAGTCGCTCGGGATGATGGTCCGGAACGGAAAGGCAAGCCTCCTGGGAAAGCAGCCCGGTCTTTATCACTGGGTGGCGGCAGATGATTTCGGGAAGATGGTGGCCACTGCTTTTCCACCGAGGGAGCCCAGAACAATACTTATTATGTGTATGGTCCGGAGCAGTACAGGATGA
- a CDS encoding flavodoxin family protein: MKITAFVGSARKKHSYQAAENFLKHLQSLGDVEYEVVALSEYNLKLCRGCKLCLDKGEELCPLRDDRDLLLNKITQSDGILLASPNYSFQVSGVMKVFLDRFAYLFHRPRYFGKTCTSIVAQGVYGGHKIVKYLDFVGNALGFKVVRGLVIKTLEPMTEEARQKTDRAIKKQAGKYYAKLKKQEYPKPSLFRLMLYRMSRNSMKMMLDENFRDYTYFTEQGRFESDYYYPVNLDIFRRAMGRLFDFAARKMAVRSSPES, translated from the coding sequence ATGAAAATTACAGCATTTGTCGGAAGTGCCAGAAAAAAGCACAGCTACCAGGCCGCTGAGAATTTTTTGAAGCATTTACAGTCGCTGGGCGATGTGGAATACGAGGTTGTTGCCCTGAGCGAATATAATCTGAAACTCTGCAGGGGTTGCAAACTCTGCCTGGATAAGGGGGAGGAATTATGCCCCCTGCGGGATGACAGAGATCTCCTGTTAAACAAAATCACACAATCAGACGGCATCCTTCTGGCCAGTCCCAACTATTCTTTCCAGGTATCCGGGGTGATGAAGGTTTTTCTAGACCGTTTTGCTTACCTGTTCCACCGTCCCCGGTATTTCGGGAAAACCTGCACCAGTATTGTGGCCCAGGGGGTATACGGGGGTCATAAAATTGTAAAATACCTGGATTTTGTGGGGAATGCCCTGGGATTTAAGGTGGTCAGGGGCCTGGTCATAAAGACCCTGGAGCCGATGACAGAAGAAGCCCGTCAAAAGACAGATCGGGCCATAAAAAAACAGGCCGGGAAATATTATGCGAAACTAAAAAAACAGGAGTATCCCAAGCCTTCCCTTTTCAGGCTGATGCTTTATCGAATGAGCCGGAACAGCATGAAAATGATGCTGGATGAGAACTTCAGGGATTACACCTACTTCACCGAACAGGGGCGGTTTGAGTCCGACTATTATTATCCGGTCAACCTGGACATTTTCAGACGGGCCATGGGCAGATTGTTTGATTTTGCAGCAAGGAAAATGGCGGTCCGGTCTTCACCGGAGAGCTAA